A region from the Aquimarina sp. ERC-38 genome encodes:
- a CDS encoding lmo0937 family membrane protein encodes MRSILWLVAVIAIVVWLLGLLGIVPGLGTSSLIHLLLVIAIIVILYNIITGRKPL; translated from the coding sequence ATGAGAAGTATTTTATGGTTAGTTGCCGTTATTGCTATTGTCGTGTGGTTGTTAGGTTTATTAGGTATTGTACCCGGGTTAGGAACCAGTAGCCTAATTCATTTATTACTGGTAATTGCAATCATTGTGATACTGTATAACATCATTACTGGTCGCAAACCCTTATAA
- a CDS encoding type IX secretion system membrane protein PorP/SprF: MIKHFWILVFALLMQRISAQEGLPIYSDYLTDNYYLIHPSMAGAANCAQVRVTGRRNWVGSNGDTPGLFTAAYNQKVGSRSGIGANFFTDENGFTQQTGGYVTYAHHLMFSRDELDLNMLSFGLSAGAIQYSIDQSLFNDPTDLAILDDRLNNTEFNMDIGMSYQLYNFYTHVTLKNVLENAGVNSDMQVTSNLRNLLVSTGYTFSRAGRAWSLEPSVLYSYRFGTQQSFADFNLKGYYDVSFGKVWGGFSYRTSLDALEFVQGSEIRNQNLKYLTPFVGVNYKNLMFAYTYSYQSNPIVFNNGGFHQITVGLNFACRPKRYPCYCPAVN, translated from the coding sequence TTGATAAAGCATTTTTGGATATTGGTTTTTGCACTTTTGATGCAAAGAATATCGGCTCAGGAAGGCTTACCTATATATTCCGATTACCTAACTGATAATTATTACCTGATACATCCTTCTATGGCAGGTGCAGCAAATTGTGCCCAAGTTAGAGTTACCGGACGTAGGAATTGGGTAGGAAGTAACGGTGATACCCCTGGGTTATTTACCGCTGCTTATAATCAGAAAGTAGGAAGCAGATCAGGTATAGGAGCCAATTTTTTTACTGATGAAAATGGTTTTACCCAGCAAACCGGAGGATATGTAACTTACGCCCATCATCTAATGTTCTCCAGGGATGAATTGGACTTAAATATGCTTTCTTTTGGATTAAGTGCCGGAGCCATACAATATAGTATTGATCAAAGTTTATTCAATGATCCTACTGATTTGGCAATTTTGGATGATCGCTTAAACAATACGGAGTTTAATATGGATATAGGAATGTCCTATCAATTATATAACTTTTATACTCATGTTACATTAAAGAATGTTTTAGAAAATGCCGGGGTAAATAGTGATATGCAGGTAACGAGTAACCTTAGAAATTTATTAGTATCTACAGGTTATACCTTCAGTCGTGCTGGCAGGGCTTGGTCTTTAGAACCTTCTGTGCTGTATTCATATCGCTTTGGAACACAACAAAGTTTTGCCGACTTTAACCTAAAAGGATATTACGATGTGAGTTTTGGTAAGGTTTGGGGTGGTTTTTCATATCGAACCAGTCTGGATGCTTTAGAATTCGTACAAGGTTCTGAGATCAGAAATCAAAATTTGAAATATCTTACACCTTTTGTAGGAGTTAATTATAAGAATTTAATGTTTGCCTATACCTACTCGTATCAGTCTAATCCTATTGTTTTTAACAACGGTGGATTTCATCAGATTACCGTAGGGTTAAACTTTGCCTGTAGGCCTAAAAGATATCCTTGTTATTGCCCGGCGGTGAATTAA